One Dysidea avara chromosome 7, odDysAvar1.4, whole genome shotgun sequence genomic region harbors:
- the LOC136259668 gene encoding sugar phosphate exchanger 3-like isoform X2, with protein sequence MFFTIVEHPKCVGLSSPDGKDDLTINVKANLVDYNDQREVTPLLKPTSDPDIPTSPDHSMMVYSTKQQTQNRVVHFFKAFCIPGVAVYALSYACLKLVNYSFFFWLPYYLNKAYPSWATPTEAALLSTLYDVGGIIGGIVGGIISDLVGRRCPIVVTMLLSAMGFLFVYQAYGDTPTKNAILMAIAGVFVGGPANLISSAISADLGKQPALKGDSEALSTVTGIIDGTGSVGAAIGQTIIPIINIKTNGWEWVFYFLMGMCIIPQ encoded by the exons ATGTTCTTCACTATTGTTGAGCATCCAAAATGTgttg GACTATCATCACCTGATGGAAAGGATGATCTGACAATTAATGTCAAGGCTAATCTAGTTG ATTATAATGATCAACGTGAAGTCACCCCATTACTGAAGCCTACCAGTGATCCTGATATCCCCACATCACCAGATCACTCTATGATGGTATACTCCACTAAACAACAGACACAAAACAGAGTAGTGCATTTCTTTAAAGCATTTTGTATACCTGGAGTTGCCGTG TATGCTTTATCTTATGCTTGTCTCAAGCTTGTCAACTACTCATTCTTCTTTTGGTTACCGTATTATCTTAATAAAG ccTACCCATCATGGGCCACTCCAACTGAGGCTGCACTTCTATCAACACTGTATGATGTGGGTGGAATAATag GTGGCATAGTTGGAGGAATTATTTCA GATTTAGTTGGTAGGAGATGTCCCATTGTAGTAACTATGTTATTATCTGCGATGGGTTTCCTATTTGTCTACCAAG CATATGGTGACACTCCAACTAAGAATGCTATTTTGATGGCTAtagcag GGGTGTTTGTTGGAGGACCTGCAAATTTGATCAGTTCAGCAATTTCTGCTGACCTGGGAAAGCAG CCGGCCCTTAAAGGAGACAGTGAGGCACTATCCACAGTAACTGGGATCATCGATGGTACTGGTAGTGTAGGAGCAGCCATTGGTCAG ACAATTATTCCGATCATCAATATCAAGACTAATGGATGGGAATGGGTGTTTTATTTCTTAATGGGAATG TGCATTATTCCTCAGTGA
- the LOC136259668 gene encoding sugar phosphate exchanger 3-like isoform X1, whose product MFFTIVEHPKCVGLSSPDGKDDLTINVKANLVDYNDQREVTPLLKPTSDPDIPTSPDHSMMVYSTKQQTQNRVVHFFKAFCIPGVAVYALSYACLKLVNYSFFFWLPYYLNKAYPSWATPTEAALLSTLYDVGGIIGGIVGGIISDLVGRRCPIVVTMLLSAMGFLFVYQAYGDTPTKNAILMAIAGVFVGGPANLISSAISADLGKQPALKGDSEALSTVTGIIDGTGSVGAAIGQTIIPIINIKTNGWEWVFYFLMGMLFCSALFLSELFYRDIRSLGGVLCNRLRSYSTRSKHQ is encoded by the exons ATGTTCTTCACTATTGTTGAGCATCCAAAATGTgttg GACTATCATCACCTGATGGAAAGGATGATCTGACAATTAATGTCAAGGCTAATCTAGTTG ATTATAATGATCAACGTGAAGTCACCCCATTACTGAAGCCTACCAGTGATCCTGATATCCCCACATCACCAGATCACTCTATGATGGTATACTCCACTAAACAACAGACACAAAACAGAGTAGTGCATTTCTTTAAAGCATTTTGTATACCTGGAGTTGCCGTG TATGCTTTATCTTATGCTTGTCTCAAGCTTGTCAACTACTCATTCTTCTTTTGGTTACCGTATTATCTTAATAAAG ccTACCCATCATGGGCCACTCCAACTGAGGCTGCACTTCTATCAACACTGTATGATGTGGGTGGAATAATag GTGGCATAGTTGGAGGAATTATTTCA GATTTAGTTGGTAGGAGATGTCCCATTGTAGTAACTATGTTATTATCTGCGATGGGTTTCCTATTTGTCTACCAAG CATATGGTGACACTCCAACTAAGAATGCTATTTTGATGGCTAtagcag GGGTGTTTGTTGGAGGACCTGCAAATTTGATCAGTTCAGCAATTTCTGCTGACCTGGGAAAGCAG CCGGCCCTTAAAGGAGACAGTGAGGCACTATCCACAGTAACTGGGATCATCGATGGTACTGGTAGTGTAGGAGCAGCCATTGGTCAG ACAATTATTCCGATCATCAATATCAAGACTAATGGATGGGAATGGGTGTTTTATTTCTTAATGGGAATG CTGTTCTGTAGTGCATTATTCCTCAGTGAACTCTTCTACAGGGACATAAG GTCTCTAGGTGGGGTGTTGTGTAACAGATTAAGAAGTTACTCTACAAGAAGTAAACACcaataa